One window of the Rosa rugosa chromosome 3, drRosRugo1.1, whole genome shotgun sequence genome contains the following:
- the LOC133738524 gene encoding upstream activation factor subunit spp27-like isoform X2 — protein MVSESDLLTRLREILSSSDLDTATAGSVRRELEKHFGADLSDRKAFIRDQIDLYLESQVANPQDDEDDAAAAPEEVGEGSENAEQNDDVKVEDDVEEEDEEDDEEPVGKAKRKKAPKKVDKGGAKRGGFKTVYSLSPQLQVIVGEPEMARPEVVKKLWAYIREKDLQDPKNRRNIRCDESLHAVFRVKSIDMFKMNKVLSKHIWPLNREDEPLKKMKKGEDSDHSISEGDLSNVEEQEVEEEEEEEVKKEKGSNRKQTKKRRSAKVDKEVKKRGGGFTKLSSLSPELQKITGASELARTEVVKKLWNYIRENNLQDPNNRRTIICDELFRTLFDVDSIDMFQMNKALSKHILPLNQEALDNTSQTEKQSEHEQEDSDEADRDEKRQKKGD, from the exons ATGGTATCGGAATCGGACCTCCTGACCCGGCTCCGGGAAATCCTCAGCTCTTCCGACCTCGACACCGCCACCGCCGGCAGCGTCCGCCGCGAGCTCGAGAAACATTTCGGGGCCGATCTATCCGACCGGAAAGCCTTTATCAGGGACCAAATCGACCTTTACCTCGAGAGCCAGGTCGCCAATCCCCAGGACGACGAAGACGATGCGGCGGCGGCCCCGGAGGAGGTCGGTGAAGGCTCCGAGAATGCCGAGCAAAACGACGACGTTAAAGTAGAAGAtgatgttgaagaagaagatgaagaagatgatgaggaaCCAGTAGGCAAAGCTAAACGGAAAAAAGC ACCCAAGAAGGTGGACAAAGGAGGTGCAAAACGAGGTGGCTTTAAAACAGTATACAGCCTGTCTCCACAACTTCAAGTAATTGTTGGAGAGCCTGAAATGGCCAGACCAGAG GTAGTGAAGAAACTTTGGGCTTATATCCGGGAAAAGGATTTGCAGGACCCAAAGAATAGGCGGAACATAAGATGTGATGAATCACTACATGCCGTTTTTCGTGTTAAGTCTATTGATATGTTTAAAATGAATAAAGTCCTGTCCAAGCATATATGGCCGCTAAACAGGGAAGATG AACCtttaaagaaaatgaagaaagggGAAGACAGTGATCACTCTATCTCCGAAGGAGATCTAAGTAATGTAGAGGAAcaagaggttgaagaagaagaagaagaagaagtgaagaaagaaaaaggcagTAATCGAAAACAGACCAAGAAACGGAG GTCTGCTAAAGTGGATAAAGAAGTCAAGAAAAGGGGAGGTGGCTTTACCAAGTTATCAAGCCTTTCTCCAGAACTTCAAAAAATCACTGGAGCGTCAGAATTGGCTAGAACAGAG GTTGTCAAGAAGCTTTGGAACTATATCCGGGAGAACAATTTGCAAGATCCAAATAATAGGAGAACTATAATATGTGATGAGCTGTTCCGCACCCTTTTTGATGTCGATTCTATCGATatgtttcaaatgaataaagCTCTGTCCAAGCACATATTGCCTTTAAATCAAGAAG CTCTAGACAACACTTCACAAACAGAGAAGCAGTCTGAACATGAGCAAGAAG ATTCAGATGAAGCTGACCGCGACGAAAAACGGCAGAAGAAGGGAGACTAA
- the LOC133738524 gene encoding upstream activation factor subunit spp27-like isoform X1, which translates to MVSESDLLTRLREILSSSDLDTATAGSVRRELEKHFGADLSDRKAFIRDQIDLYLESQVANPQDDEDDAAAAPEEVGEGSENAEQNDDVKVEDDVEEEDEEDDEEPVGKAKRKKAPKKVDKGGAKRGGFKTVYSLSPQLQVIVGEPEMARPEVVKKLWAYIREKDLQDPKNRRNIRCDESLHAVFRVKSIDMFKMNKVLSKHIWPLNREDEPLKKMKKGEDSDHSISEGDLSNVEEQEVEEEEEEEVKKEKGSNRKQTKKRRSAKVDKEVKKRGGGFTKLSSLSPELQKITGASELARTEVVKKLWNYIRENNLQDPNNRRTIICDELFRTLFDVDSIDMFQMNKALSKHILPLNQEAALDNTSQTEKQSEHEQEDSDEADRDEKRQKKGD; encoded by the exons ATGGTATCGGAATCGGACCTCCTGACCCGGCTCCGGGAAATCCTCAGCTCTTCCGACCTCGACACCGCCACCGCCGGCAGCGTCCGCCGCGAGCTCGAGAAACATTTCGGGGCCGATCTATCCGACCGGAAAGCCTTTATCAGGGACCAAATCGACCTTTACCTCGAGAGCCAGGTCGCCAATCCCCAGGACGACGAAGACGATGCGGCGGCGGCCCCGGAGGAGGTCGGTGAAGGCTCCGAGAATGCCGAGCAAAACGACGACGTTAAAGTAGAAGAtgatgttgaagaagaagatgaagaagatgatgaggaaCCAGTAGGCAAAGCTAAACGGAAAAAAGC ACCCAAGAAGGTGGACAAAGGAGGTGCAAAACGAGGTGGCTTTAAAACAGTATACAGCCTGTCTCCACAACTTCAAGTAATTGTTGGAGAGCCTGAAATGGCCAGACCAGAG GTAGTGAAGAAACTTTGGGCTTATATCCGGGAAAAGGATTTGCAGGACCCAAAGAATAGGCGGAACATAAGATGTGATGAATCACTACATGCCGTTTTTCGTGTTAAGTCTATTGATATGTTTAAAATGAATAAAGTCCTGTCCAAGCATATATGGCCGCTAAACAGGGAAGATG AACCtttaaagaaaatgaagaaagggGAAGACAGTGATCACTCTATCTCCGAAGGAGATCTAAGTAATGTAGAGGAAcaagaggttgaagaagaagaagaagaagaagtgaagaaagaaaaaggcagTAATCGAAAACAGACCAAGAAACGGAG GTCTGCTAAAGTGGATAAAGAAGTCAAGAAAAGGGGAGGTGGCTTTACCAAGTTATCAAGCCTTTCTCCAGAACTTCAAAAAATCACTGGAGCGTCAGAATTGGCTAGAACAGAG GTTGTCAAGAAGCTTTGGAACTATATCCGGGAGAACAATTTGCAAGATCCAAATAATAGGAGAACTATAATATGTGATGAGCTGTTCCGCACCCTTTTTGATGTCGATTCTATCGATatgtttcaaatgaataaagCTCTGTCCAAGCACATATTGCCTTTAAATCAAGAAG CAGCTCTAGACAACACTTCACAAACAGAGAAGCAGTCTGAACATGAGCAAGAAG ATTCAGATGAAGCTGACCGCGACGAAAAACGGCAGAAGAAGGGAGACTAA